From one Dysidea avara chromosome 9, odDysAvar1.4, whole genome shotgun sequence genomic stretch:
- the LOC136267204 gene encoding deoxynucleotidyltransferase terminal-interacting protein 2-like encodes MAKRKESIVPDTSRRRSRRLMVRKDVGPSQNLNKDSSESQPQNTPATTSADITDGEIATTLDVADDDMDIEQLAMDVFNNMKSMLVTGRSNKESSTEETRSSGGEVMLLESTERPTKSTKQDFHRLATSLQPDMKEVPYFSFRQADIVASHLKKTRSNGNYDDDDDDEIMSKSIITSDFETRSKAPPMRITKIEKRKLRKMQDDKSAGKQWFDLPATNITPELKNDLRVLKMRGALDPSRHYKRNDTKELPKYFQVGTIIEGPGEFYSAWVPKKSRQSTIVDELLADDKFRRYNKKKYHQLQGQFQSGTQRYRKVKFKRRFKKKSFLNY; translated from the exons ATGGCGAAGAGGAAAGAATCAATTGTACCTGACACATCAAGAAGAAGGAGCAGACGATTAATGGTTAGGAAGGATGTTGGACCTTCTCAAAACCTCAATAAAGACAGCTCTGAAAGTCAGCCACAAAACACCCCAGCCACAACATCTGCTGACATTACTGATGGTGAAATAGCTACAACTTTGGATGTAGCAGACGACGATATGGACATAGAACAACTTGCAATGGATGTCTTTAACAACATGAAGTCCATGCTTGTGACGGGGAGAAGTAACAAGGAGTCATCTACAGAGGAGACACGGTCTAGTGGTGGTGAAGTGATGTTACTAGAGTCAACTGAAAGACCAACCAAATCAACTAAACA GGATTTTCATCGCCTTGCTACTTCACTGCAGCCAGATATGAAGGAAGTGCCATATTTCAGTTTCAGACAAGCTGATATCGTTGCTTCACATCTGAAGAAGACACGAAGCAATGgcaactatgatgatgatgatgacgatgaa ATTATGTCAAAGAGTATTATCACAAGTGACTTTGAAACACGATCTAAGGCTCCACCAATGAGGATAACAAAGATAGAGAAAAGAAAGCTCAGAAAG ATGCAAGATGATAAATCAGCTGGGAAGCAGTGGTTTGATTTGCCTGCAACAAATATTACCCCAGAACTAAAAAATGATTTGAGAGTTCTCAAGATGAGAGGTGCCCTTGACCCATCCAGGCATTATAAAAGGAATGACACAAAGGAACTTCCAAAATACTTTCAG GTTGGCACCATAATTGAGGGGCCTGGTGAATTCTATTCTGCATGGGTTCCCAAAAAATCTCGGCAATCCACAATTGTTGATGAACTATTAGCAGATGACAAGTTTAGAAG ATATAACAAAAAGAAATACCATCAACTTCAAGGTCAATTTCAGAGCGGAACTCAACGCTACAGGAAAGTCAAGTTCAAAAGAAGGTTTAAGAAAAAATCATTTCTTAACTACTAA